One window of the Parasphingopyxis algicola genome contains the following:
- the uvrA gene encoding excinuclease ABC subunit UvrA: protein MLTKISVKGAREHNLKGVDIDLPRDKLIVITGLSGSGKSSLAFDTIYAEGQRRYVESLSAYARQFLEMMQKPDVEHIEGLSPAISIEQKTTSRNPRSTVATVTEIYDYMRLLWARAGIPYSPATGEPIAAQTVSQMVDRVMALPEGTRFYLLAPVVRGRKGEYRKELAEWQKAGFTRVRVDGEFYDIEEAPALDKKFKHDIEVVVDRLVVREGMETRLADSFETAIRLADGLAYVDLADGTVADALGKSSPSMGEGLGGGESSAGENASGKVTPPPAPPHQGEGGKGLKGAGLPDNRIVFSEKFACPVSGFTIEEIEPRLFSFNAPQGACPACDGLGEKLEFDIELVVPNGELSLKKGAVVPWAKSNPPSPYYMQVLASVARHFEFSLDTPWNELSEHHQDVILHGTQGLPITLSFKDGRKSYDVKKPFEGVIGNLNRRMMQTESAWMREELGKFQTAAPCEVCGGARLKPEALAVKLGEEDISMSARRPVGQALAWFEALPEKLNEQQSQIATPILKEIVERLGFLNNVGLDYLNLDRSSGTLSGGESQRIRLASQIGSGLSGVLYVLDEPSIGLHQRDNDRLLATLKRLRDLGNTVIVVEHDEDAIRHADHIVDMGPGAGVHGGEVVAQGTLAKILKSKKSLTADYLNGRKEIAVPANRRKGTGKKLTVKGATANNLQSVTASIPLGTFTCVTGLSGSGKSTLTIDTLYAAAARSLNGARIVAGKHDKLTGLEFLDKVIDIDQSPIGRTPRSNPATYTGAFTAIRDWFAGLPEAAARGYKPGRFSFNVKGGRCEACQGDGVLKIEMHFLPDVYVTCDVCHGARYNRETLEVKFKGQSIADVLDMTVEDAHEFFKAVPPIRDRMAMLERVGLGYIKVGQQATTLSGGEAQRVKLSKELSKRATGQTLYILDEPTTGLHFEDVRKLLEVLHALVEQGNTVVVIEHNLDVIKTADHILDLGPEGGDKGGTIVAQGTPEEVAATKGSYTGEYLKGILKKAGTAA from the coding sequence ATGCTGACGAAGATAAGCGTCAAAGGCGCGCGCGAGCATAATCTGAAGGGCGTCGATATCGACCTGCCGCGCGACAAGCTGATCGTGATCACGGGGCTGTCGGGCTCGGGCAAGTCGAGCCTCGCTTTCGACACCATCTATGCGGAAGGGCAGCGGCGCTATGTCGAGAGCTTGTCCGCCTATGCGCGGCAGTTTCTCGAGATGATGCAGAAGCCCGATGTCGAGCATATCGAGGGGCTCTCGCCCGCGATCTCGATCGAGCAGAAGACGACCTCGCGGAACCCGCGTTCCACCGTCGCGACCGTCACCGAGATATACGATTATATGCGGCTGTTATGGGCGCGCGCGGGCATCCCCTACAGCCCCGCGACCGGCGAGCCGATCGCCGCGCAGACCGTCAGCCAGATGGTCGACCGGGTGATGGCGCTCCCCGAGGGCACGCGCTTCTACCTGCTCGCGCCGGTCGTGCGCGGCCGCAAGGGCGAATATCGCAAGGAGCTGGCCGAGTGGCAGAAGGCCGGCTTTACGCGGGTGCGCGTCGACGGCGAGTTCTACGACATCGAAGAAGCCCCGGCGCTCGACAAGAAGTTCAAGCATGACATCGAAGTCGTGGTCGACCGGCTCGTGGTGCGCGAGGGCATGGAAACGCGGCTCGCGGACAGTTTCGAGACCGCGATCCGGCTGGCCGATGGGCTGGCTTATGTGGACCTTGCCGACGGGACGGTGGCGGACGCACTTGGGAAGTCCTCCCCCTCGATGGGGGAGGGTTTGGGTGGGGGTGAGTCCTCGGCTGGCGAGAACGCTAGCGGAAAAGTCACCCCACCCCCAGCCCCTCCCCATCAAGGAGAGGGGGGTAAAGGCCTGAAAGGCGCCGGCCTCCCCGACAACCGGATCGTGTTCAGCGAAAAATTCGCCTGCCCGGTCTCCGGCTTCACGATCGAGGAGATCGAGCCGCGGCTCTTTTCGTTCAACGCGCCGCAGGGGGCCTGTCCGGCCTGCGACGGGCTCGGCGAGAAGCTCGAATTCGATATCGAGCTGGTCGTGCCCAATGGCGAGCTGAGCCTGAAAAAAGGCGCGGTCGTGCCCTGGGCCAAGTCCAACCCGCCCAGCCCTTACTATATGCAGGTACTCGCCAGCGTCGCGCGGCATTTCGAATTCTCGCTCGACACGCCGTGGAACGAGCTGAGCGAGCATCACCAGGACGTGATCCTTCACGGCACGCAGGGCCTGCCGATCACGCTCTCCTTCAAGGATGGGCGCAAGTCGTACGACGTGAAAAAGCCGTTCGAGGGCGTCATCGGCAATCTGAACCGCCGCATGATGCAGACCGAGAGCGCCTGGATGCGCGAGGAGCTCGGCAAGTTCCAGACCGCCGCGCCCTGCGAGGTGTGCGGCGGCGCGCGGCTCAAGCCCGAGGCGCTGGCGGTGAAGCTCGGCGAAGAGGATATCTCGATGAGCGCGCGCCGCCCGGTCGGCCAGGCGCTGGCCTGGTTCGAGGCGCTGCCCGAAAAGCTCAACGAGCAGCAGAGCCAGATCGCCACCCCCATCCTCAAGGAAATCGTCGAGCGGCTGGGCTTCCTCAACAATGTCGGGTTGGATTATCTCAATCTCGACCGCAGCTCGGGCACGCTCTCGGGCGGCGAGAGCCAGCGCATCCGCCTGGCGAGCCAGATAGGTTCGGGCCTGTCCGGCGTGCTCTACGTCCTCGACGAGCCCAGCATCGGCCTCCATCAGCGCGACAACGACCGGCTCCTCGCCACGCTCAAGCGCCTCCGCGATCTCGGCAACACCGTCATCGTCGTCGAGCATGACGAAGACGCGATCCGCCATGCCGACCATATCGTCGATATGGGCCCGGGCGCGGGCGTCCATGGCGGCGAGGTCGTCGCGCAGGGCACGCTCGCCAAGATCCTGAAATCGAAGAAGAGCCTCACCGCCGATTATCTCAACGGGCGCAAGGAGATCGCAGTCCCCGCAAACCGCCGCAAGGGCACGGGCAAGAAGCTGACGGTGAAGGGCGCGACCGCCAACAATCTCCAGTCGGTCACCGCCTCGATTCCCCTCGGCACCTTCACCTGCGTCACCGGCCTCTCCGGCTCCGGCAAATCCACCCTCACCATCGACACGCTCTACGCCGCCGCCGCGCGCAGCTTGAACGGCGCGCGCATCGTCGCTGGCAAGCACGACAAACTCACCGGCCTCGAATTTCTCGACAAGGTCATCGATATCGACCAGTCGCCGATCGGCCGCACGCCCCGCTCCAACCCCGCCACCTATACCGGCGCCTTCACCGCGATCCGCGACTGGTTCGCCGGCCTCCCCGAAGCAGCGGCGCGCGGCTACAAGCCCGGGCGCTTCTCGTTCAACGTCAAGGGCGGCCGCTGCGAGGCGTGCCAGGGCGACGGCGTGCTCAAGATAGAGATGCACTTCCTGCCCGATGTCTATGTCACCTGCGATGTCTGCCACGGCGCGCGCTATAATCGCGAAACGCTGGAGGTGAAGTTCAAGGGCCAGAGCATCGCCGATGTGCTCGACATGACGGTCGAGGATGCGCATGAATTCTTCAAGGCCGTCCCGCCGATCCGCGACCGGATGGCGATGCTCGAACGCGTCGGGCTCGGCTATATCAAGGTCGGCCAGCAGGCGACGACGCTATCGGGCGGCGAGGCGCAGCGCGTGAAGCTCTCCAAAGAGCTATCGAAACGCGCGACCGGCCAGACGCTCTACATCCTCGACGAGCCGACCACGGGGCTGCATTTCGAGGATGTCCGCAAACTGCTGGAGGTGCTCCACGCGCTGGTCGAGCAGGGGAATACGGTGGTTGTGATCGAGCACAATCTGGATGTGATAAAAACCGCCGACCATATCCTCGACCTCGGCCCCGAAGGCGGCGACAAGGGCGGGACGATTGTCGCGCAGGGGACGCCGGAGGAAGTGGCGGCGACGAAGGGCAGTTATACGGGGGAGTATTTGAAGGGGATACTTAAGAAAGCCGGGACAGCGGCGTGA
- a CDS encoding amidohydrolase family protein: MASRFLRFLSIFCLAALAVGPAFAQNAGTRTIIADVTVIPMTGEGALAGRDVAVRGGRIGAVAPHGSLAPEPGDRRVDGRGLFMIPGLWDMHAHLTADDHVRPEGTPEPTAPQIEARVLRRLATYLAHGVTGVRDPGMAQRWLPLVSGLRARPGLPSLVLAGPVIQGPPNPWSTGVEVFVEAPEQAAPLVDALADQGADFVKVYNGIAPDSFAAIAAAAQRRGLPIAGHVPFAVSTSGAIAAGMTQIEHAYVNLFKDCTEAGNAAMTSVLSAWITEGYEGRYRRFHALYAGRDAEACRAFYREMAAAGVFVTPTPQLDLPLDLVVGEEELLALSPAARVSCERALESQRPVTADVRAQMIADLADHLAELRAAGVPLLAGSDAPTDCQGYGRALHRSIRQFVELGLSPREALATATVNPAAMLGRADEGVIRPGARANLVLLGGDPLADIANIHTVAAVMLDGRWVRGPEG; encoded by the coding sequence ATGGCAAGCCGTTTCCTGCGTTTCCTGTCCATCTTCTGCCTCGCGGCGCTCGCCGTCGGGCCCGCCTTCGCGCAAAATGCCGGCACACGGACGATCATCGCCGACGTTACCGTGATACCGATGACCGGCGAAGGCGCGCTCGCCGGGCGCGATGTCGCTGTGCGCGGCGGGCGGATCGGGGCCGTCGCGCCGCACGGATCGCTCGCGCCCGAACCCGGCGACCGCCGCGTCGACGGCCGCGGCCTGTTCATGATCCCGGGGCTCTGGGACATGCATGCCCATCTCACCGCCGACGACCATGTCCGGCCGGAAGGCACGCCGGAACCGACCGCGCCGCAGATCGAGGCGCGCGTCCTCCGCCGCCTCGCCACCTATCTCGCGCACGGTGTGACCGGCGTTCGCGATCCGGGCATGGCGCAGCGCTGGCTCCCACTCGTCTCCGGGCTGCGCGCGCGCCCCGGCCTGCCCTCCCTCGTCCTTGCGGGGCCGGTGATCCAGGGGCCGCCCAATCCCTGGAGCACCGGTGTCGAGGTCTTTGTCGAAGCGCCGGAGCAGGCGGCGCCGCTCGTCGACGCCCTCGCCGACCAGGGGGCCGATTTCGTGAAGGTCTATAACGGTATCGCACCCGACAGCTTCGCCGCGATCGCCGCCGCCGCGCAGCGCCGGGGACTGCCGATCGCCGGCCATGTGCCGTTCGCGGTTTCGACCAGCGGCGCGATCGCGGCCGGCATGACCCAGATCGAGCATGCCTATGTCAACCTGTTCAAGGACTGCACCGAGGCCGGCAACGCGGCGATGACCTCGGTCCTCTCGGCCTGGATCACCGAGGGTTATGAAGGACGCTACCGGCGCTTCCACGCCCTCTATGCGGGCCGCGATGCCGAAGCCTGCCGCGCCTTCTATCGCGAGATGGCCGCGGCCGGGGTGTTCGTCACGCCGACACCGCAGCTCGACCTGCCGCTCGATCTCGTCGTCGGCGAAGAGGAGCTTCTCGCGCTGAGCCCCGCCGCGCGCGTTTCGTGCGAACGCGCGCTCGAGTCGCAACGGCCGGTGACCGCCGATGTCCGCGCGCAGATGATCGCCGATCTGGCCGACCATCTGGCCGAGTTGCGCGCGGCCGGCGTTCCGCTGCTCGCCGGCAGCGACGCGCCAACCGACTGTCAGGGCTATGGCCGCGCGCTGCACCGCTCGATCCGCCAGTTCGTCGAACTCGGCCTGTCGCCCCGGGAGGCGCTGGCGACCGCGACGGTCAACCCCGCTGCGATGCTTGGCCGGGCCGACGAGGGGGTCATCCGCCCCGGCGCGCGCGCAAACCTCGTTCTGCTCGGCGGCGACCCGCTGGCGGACATCGCGAATATCCACACGGTAGCCGCGGTCATGCTCGACGGACGCTGGGTTCGCGGGCCCGAAGGCTGA
- a CDS encoding GFA family protein, with protein MTTENAGGCACGAVRYRLASAPMFVHCCHCTECQRQTGSAFAVNAIIETRRIELLAGTVTERSLPTESGRGIDLVQCAACHTGLWTHYAGAGRVFAFVRTGTLDDPSACPPDIHIYTRSKQPWVVLPESVPAVPGYYRTADLWPEDSLARRAAAKAAATGET; from the coding sequence GTGACAACCGAAAATGCGGGCGGCTGCGCGTGTGGCGCCGTCCGCTACCGGCTCGCGAGCGCGCCGATGTTCGTCCATTGCTGCCACTGCACCGAGTGCCAGCGCCAGACGGGCAGCGCCTTCGCCGTCAACGCTATCATCGAAACCCGGCGGATCGAGCTGCTCGCCGGGACGGTGACCGAGCGGAGCCTTCCCACCGAAAGCGGGCGCGGCATCGATCTCGTGCAATGCGCGGCCTGCCATACGGGCCTCTGGACGCATTATGCGGGCGCGGGCCGGGTCTTCGCCTTCGTGCGGACCGGCACGCTCGACGATCCGTCCGCCTGCCCGCCCGACATCCATATCTATACGCGCAGCAAACAGCCCTGGGTCGTCCTGCCCGAGAGCGTACCGGCGGTGCCCGGCTATTACCGGACGGCCGATCTCTGGCCCGAGGACAGCCTGGCGCGCCGCGCGGCGGCGAAGGCGGCCGCGACCGGAGAAACCTAG
- a CDS encoding CHRD domain-containing protein, whose protein sequence is MNRSSSILLGVLAVAVFAMPAQAQESYMADLTGEAEVPGPGDPDGAGIATLDWNTMNEELCYALAVDYVDPATAAHVHRGVAGENGPPVITLETPGIDGGSDGCVEISNALRTELRENPSGFYVNVHNDAYPAGAVRGQLER, encoded by the coding sequence ATGAACCGATCCTCATCGATCCTGCTGGGCGTGCTCGCGGTTGCGGTGTTCGCCATGCCGGCACAGGCGCAGGAATCCTACATGGCCGATCTGACCGGCGAGGCCGAGGTACCGGGGCCTGGCGATCCGGACGGTGCGGGAATCGCGACGCTCGACTGGAACACGATGAACGAAGAGCTCTGCTATGCGCTGGCCGTCGACTATGTCGATCCGGCGACCGCCGCGCATGTGCATCGCGGTGTCGCGGGCGAAAACGGGCCGCCCGTCATCACCTTGGAGACACCGGGCATCGACGGCGGTAGCGATGGCTGTGTCGAGATCAGCAACGCGCTGCGCACCGAGCTGCGCGAGAATCCGTCCGGCTTCTATGTTAACGTCCATAACGACGCCTATCCGGCGGGCGCGGTGCGCGGCCAGCTGGAACGATAG
- a CDS encoding TrkH family potassium uptake protein, giving the protein MAQDREGAVEEAIGGRTIKLPPPALLALLYAAFIATGALLLKLPAATTAPISWSDALFTATSAVTVTGLVVVDTGSAFTLFGQIVVATLIQLGGLGLMTFAVLVLASLGLPIGMQQRVYLREDLNQTSVSELLYLVFTILKVVLVMEAIGIVALAFVFVPEFGWGEGMWHAIFHTISAFNNAGFALFPDSLTRWATDPVVNITVPLLFIVSGVGFAVLSDLARTRAWRPLMLHSKLTLAGTGVLIVLSVIGFAALEWNNPGTLGPLATAGDKLWVSWFQGVTTRTAGFNTADTGAMYDATTMMTMGLMVIGGGSTSTAGGIKVTTFVVLILATIAFFRRRERMRAFGRSLGPEQAFKVMALTTVAIFLILTGIFVMSISWEGEFIDLAFEVTSAFGTVGLSRGATGELDEFGRAVIMLLMFLGRVGPLTLGFFLATQIPSRIRYPESKIYIG; this is encoded by the coding sequence GTGGCGCAGGACCGGGAAGGCGCGGTGGAAGAGGCGATCGGCGGCCGGACGATCAAGCTGCCGCCGCCCGCCCTGCTCGCCCTGCTTTATGCCGCCTTTATCGCCACCGGCGCGCTGCTTCTCAAACTGCCGGCCGCGACCACCGCGCCGATCAGCTGGTCCGACGCCCTGTTCACCGCGACTTCGGCGGTCACCGTCACCGGGCTGGTGGTCGTCGACACGGGCAGCGCCTTCACCCTGTTCGGCCAGATCGTCGTCGCGACGCTGATCCAGCTGGGCGGGCTCGGCCTGATGACCTTCGCGGTGCTCGTCCTCGCCTCGCTCGGTCTGCCGATCGGGATGCAGCAGCGCGTCTATCTGCGCGAGGATCTCAACCAGACTTCGGTCAGCGAATTGCTCTATCTCGTCTTTACGATCCTCAAGGTCGTTCTGGTCATGGAGGCGATCGGCATCGTCGCGCTCGCCTTCGTTTTCGTGCCCGAATTCGGCTGGGGCGAGGGGATGTGGCATGCGATCTTCCACACCATCTCGGCCTTCAACAATGCCGGCTTCGCGCTGTTCCCGGACAGCCTCACGCGTTGGGCGACCGATCCGGTCGTCAACATCACCGTGCCGCTACTCTTCATCGTCAGCGGCGTCGGCTTCGCCGTGCTTTCCGATCTCGCTCGCACCCGCGCCTGGCGGCCGCTGATGCTGCACAGCAAGCTGACGCTGGCGGGGACCGGCGTGCTGATCGTTCTTTCGGTGATCGGGTTCGCCGCGCTCGAATGGAACAATCCGGGCACGTTGGGACCGCTCGCAACCGCCGGCGACAAATTGTGGGTCAGCTGGTTTCAGGGGGTGACGACGCGCACCGCCGGTTTCAACACGGCCGATACCGGCGCGATGTACGATGCGACGACGATGATGACGATGGGGCTGATGGTGATCGGCGGCGGCAGCACCTCGACCGCCGGCGGCATCAAGGTCACGACCTTCGTGGTCCTGATCCTCGCGACCATCGCTTTCTTCCGCCGCCGCGAGCGGATGCGCGCCTTCGGCCGCAGCCTTGGGCCCGAACAGGCGTTCAAGGTGATGGCGCTGACGACCGTCGCGATCTTCCTGATCCTGACCGGCATCTTCGTCATGTCGATCAGCTGGGAGGGCGAATTCATCGATCTCGCTTTCGAGGTAACGAGCGCGTTCGGCACGGTCGGCCTGTCGCGCGGCGCGACCGGCGAGCTCGACGAATTCGGTCGCGCGGTCATCATGCTGCTCATGTTCCTCGGCCGCGTCGGCCCGCTGACGCTCGGCTTCTTCCTCGCAACCCAGATCCCGAGCCGTATCCGCTACCCGGAGAGCAAGATCTATATCGGCTAG
- a CDS encoding transglutaminase-like domain-containing protein, which produces MRLSIHALLDYLIHDEADVLLQIEAASDEPTQRVIDGKMTVATGAELHPMQVEAGVGRRTWTRGSGPFRVDYRATVEVARAPADISGLATTPYSELAGEAVPYIWPSRYCQSDRFTSFVATRFGDLDGGAKILAMADWIHAELDYVPGSSDGKTGAADTFIARKGICRDYAHLLISFARAAGIPARMVSAYAWQLEPQDFHAVTEVWLDGAWHLVDATKMAPVEGLIPIVAGRDATDIAFMTVFGQADLNEQSVSVERLD; this is translated from the coding sequence ATGCGCCTTTCGATTCACGCCCTGCTCGATTATCTCATCCACGACGAAGCCGATGTGCTGCTGCAGATCGAGGCGGCTTCGGACGAGCCCACGCAGCGCGTGATCGACGGCAAGATGACGGTGGCGACCGGTGCGGAGCTCCATCCGATGCAGGTCGAGGCCGGGGTCGGGCGGCGGACCTGGACGCGGGGATCGGGCCCGTTCCGGGTCGATTACCGCGCGACGGTCGAGGTCGCCCGCGCGCCCGCCGACATCTCCGGCCTTGCCACCACACCTTATTCCGAACTGGCCGGCGAGGCCGTGCCCTATATCTGGCCTAGCCGCTACTGCCAGTCCGACCGGTTCACGAGCTTCGTCGCGACGCGGTTCGGCGATCTGGACGGCGGCGCGAAGATCCTCGCCATGGCGGACTGGATCCATGCCGAGCTCGACTATGTGCCGGGATCGAGCGACGGCAAAACCGGCGCAGCCGACACCTTCATCGCGCGCAAGGGCATCTGCCGCGACTATGCGCACCTGCTGATCAGTTTCGCGCGCGCGGCCGGCATCCCGGCGCGGATGGTCTCGGCCTATGCCTGGCAGCTCGAGCCGCAGGATTTCCACGCCGTGACCGAAGTCTGGCTCGACGGCGCCTGGCATCTCGTCGACGCGACCAAGATGGCGCCGGTCGAAGGGCTGATCCCGATCGTCGCCGGACGCGACGCCACCGACATCGCCTTCATGACGGTCTTCGGCCAGGCGGATCTCAACGAGCAATCGGTCAGCGTCGAGCGGCTGGACTGA
- a CDS encoding LytTR family DNA-binding domain-containing protein produces the protein MPLQPGSPAFYSAALVAAALLYFLILVIPAGLTVGRALASTIANIAPIVIGGLAVRASIRSWVARRRVAVQFGAHIAMAVLFTLFWFWLLMVLLGAINGDSAVLFSVEPFMGLAAAWQLMQGLTIYAVLALLFHYELLRETMTPREPATGETPPQFVRDGDELRPLDPERIVHIAAAGDYAEMHTPSGSHLLRTTLAELETSLGNGFLRIHRSRIVNTNRVARMEPAGGGRMTLHMDNGDSLTTSRAGAKAVRDRVL, from the coding sequence GTGCCTTTGCAGCCGGGCAGCCCGGCATTTTACAGTGCGGCCCTTGTGGCGGCCGCGCTGCTCTATTTCCTCATCCTGGTCATTCCCGCCGGACTTACGGTCGGCCGGGCGCTTGCATCGACCATCGCCAACATCGCACCGATCGTGATCGGCGGGCTGGCGGTGCGGGCGTCAATCCGGTCCTGGGTCGCGCGCCGCCGGGTCGCCGTGCAGTTCGGCGCGCACATCGCCATGGCGGTGCTCTTCACCCTGTTCTGGTTCTGGCTGCTGATGGTGCTGCTCGGCGCGATCAACGGCGACAGCGCCGTGCTCTTTTCGGTCGAGCCGTTCATGGGCCTTGCCGCGGCCTGGCAGTTGATGCAGGGCCTGACGATCTACGCGGTGCTGGCGCTGCTTTTTCACTATGAGCTGCTGCGCGAAACGATGACGCCGCGCGAACCGGCGACCGGCGAGACGCCGCCCCAGTTCGTCCGCGACGGCGACGAGCTGCGCCCGCTCGATCCCGAACGGATCGTCCATATCGCGGCCGCCGGCGACTATGCCGAAATGCACACGCCAAGCGGCAGCCACCTGCTGCGCACGACCCTTGCGGAGCTCGAGACGAGCCTCGGCAACGGGTTTCTGCGCATCCACCGCTCGCGGATCGTCAACACGAACCGGGTCGCGCGGATGGAGCCGGCCGGCGGCGGGCGGATGACCTTGCATATGGACAATGGCGATTCGCTGACCACGAGCCGGGCCGGCGCGAAGGCCGTGCGCGACCGCGTTCTTTAA
- a CDS encoding SAM-dependent methyltransferase, with product MGSWQARAIGLGLAALLTAAALLGMRCLSVTSARCSLDTLFSPAPALDVPYAETRPEMVAAMLRMAQVRSGDRVIDLGTGDGRILIAAARDFGASGLGVDIDPVLVREAEANARVAGVAERTAFRAEDLFETPIADADVVAMFLLPEVNLRLRPRILAEMRPGARVVSHAFDMGAWQPDDEVRAGGAHAYLWIVPARVDGRWRLTGPEGEALLDLEQSFQFFSGTATLADGTAAAISEGRLTGPRIAFRLDGGNGAQNYGGRVADDAMVGDAMVGESGWRAERVE from the coding sequence ATGGGCAGCTGGCAGGCAAGGGCGATCGGCCTCGGGCTCGCGGCGCTGCTCACGGCCGCGGCGCTGCTCGGCATGCGCTGCCTCTCGGTCACCAGCGCGCGCTGCTCGCTCGACACGCTGTTCAGCCCCGCCCCCGCGCTCGACGTGCCCTATGCCGAAACCCGCCCGGAGATGGTCGCCGCGATGCTGCGCATGGCGCAGGTCCGGTCCGGCGACCGCGTGATCGACCTGGGCACGGGGGACGGCCGCATCCTGATCGCCGCGGCGCGCGATTTCGGCGCTTCCGGCCTCGGCGTCGATATCGATCCGGTGCTGGTCCGCGAGGCCGAGGCCAATGCCCGTGTCGCCGGGGTCGCGGAGCGCACCGCCTTCCGCGCCGAAGACCTGTTCGAGACGCCGATTGCCGATGCCGATGTGGTGGCCATGTTCCTGCTGCCCGAAGTCAATCTGCGCCTGCGCCCGCGCATCCTGGCCGAGATGCGGCCCGGCGCGCGGGTCGTCTCCCATGCCTTCGACATGGGCGCGTGGCAGCCCGATGACGAGGTGCGGGCGGGCGGCGCCCATGCCTATCTCTGGATCGTCCCGGCACGGGTCGACGGCCGCTGGCGGCTGACCGGACCGGAGGGCGAGGCGCTGCTCGACCTCGAGCAGAGCTTCCAGTTCTTCAGCGGAACCGCCACCCTGGCCGATGGCACCGCCGCCGCGATATCGGAGGGCCGCCTCACCGGCCCCCGCATCGCCTTCCGCCTCGATGGCGGGAACGGGGCGCAGAATTACGGCGGCCGGGTCGCGGACGATGCGATGGTGGGCGATGCGATGGTGGGCGAGAGCGGGTGGCGGGCGGAGCGAGTGGAGTAA
- a CDS encoding potassium channel family protein gives MANIAVIGLGGFGSTLAMELARLGDHVLGIDITERQVTPCLGRLAEAIIADGRDIEALKEAGLASYEIAVIAIGEDLEANILCLMNLREIGVETIWVKALDGPHERILAALGAEHIIEPEREVGVRIAQTLHNPLMRDHIALANGQYLADIAVPATLAGKTLTWLDLEERFGIRCLGITRGKEFVTGHGTEAPLEYNDHLLLQGERKQLRKFSEEL, from the coding sequence ATGGCGAACATAGCGGTGATCGGCCTGGGCGGGTTCGGCAGCACCCTGGCGATGGAGCTGGCGCGGCTCGGCGATCATGTCCTCGGCATCGACATCACCGAGCGGCAGGTGACGCCCTGTCTCGGCCGGCTGGCCGAGGCGATCATCGCCGACGGGCGGGATATCGAGGCGCTGAAAGAGGCCGGGCTCGCCAGCTACGAGATCGCCGTCATCGCGATCGGCGAGGATCTGGAAGCCAATATCCTGTGCCTGATGAACCTGCGCGAGATCGGCGTCGAGACGATCTGGGTGAAGGCGCTGGACGGCCCGCATGAACGCATCCTCGCGGCGCTCGGCGCCGAGCATATCATCGAGCCGGAGCGCGAGGTCGGCGTCCGGATCGCCCAGACGCTGCACAATCCGCTGATGCGCGATCATATCGCGCTCGCCAATGGCCAGTATCTGGCCGATATCGCGGTCCCGGCCACGCTGGCCGGCAAAACGCTCACATGGCTCGACCTGGAAGAACGGTTCGGGATCCGCTGTCTCGGCATCACGCGCGGCAAGGAATTCGTCACCGGGCACGGCACCGAGGCACCGCTCGAATATAACGATCATCTGCTGCTGCAGGGCGAACGCAAGCAGCTGCGCAAATTTTCCGAAGAGCTGTAG
- a CDS encoding cold-shock protein translates to MPIGKVKFFNEQKGYGFIEPEEGGNDAFVHMTAVQAAGMSTLKENQRVSYELEESRNGKMAATNLEEA, encoded by the coding sequence ATGCCGATTGGCAAGGTAAAATTTTTCAACGAACAGAAGGGCTATGGTTTCATCGAGCCCGAAGAGGGCGGCAATGACGCCTTCGTTCACATGACCGCCGTCCAGGCCGCGGGGATGAGCACGCTGAAGGAAAACCAGCGCGTCTCCTACGAGCTCGAAGAGAGCCGCAACGGCAAGATGGCCGCGACGAACCTCGAAGAAGCCTAA
- a CDS encoding YybH family protein, translating into MALGALGMLATAAQADHHEGVEAADECPGVIDEAGHGPDPGSAEYEAACRYQRDLAAVRAHGEQWKTLYEAGDFDALEALYTPDAILMTAGAPRLDGPEAIVGRFRQSHAAGWRATIDFREEDLAIDGDRADLIALYWMTITPPEGEAIEAKGRSWLTFRRGEDGVWRLWRDMDNRAPDVTAEMRPGHDSADGS; encoded by the coding sequence TTGGCGCTGGGGGCGCTGGGCATGCTGGCGACGGCAGCGCAGGCGGATCATCATGAGGGCGTCGAGGCGGCGGACGAGTGCCCGGGCGTAATCGACGAGGCCGGGCACGGCCCCGATCCGGGCAGCGCCGAATATGAAGCCGCCTGCCGGTATCAGCGCGATCTCGCCGCCGTCCGCGCGCATGGCGAACAGTGGAAGACGTTGTACGAAGCCGGGGACTTCGATGCGCTCGAAGCGCTCTACACGCCCGATGCGATCCTGATGACGGCGGGCGCGCCGCGGCTCGACGGGCCCGAAGCGATCGTCGGGCGGTTTCGGCAGAGCCATGCGGCCGGGTGGCGCGCGACGATCGATTTCCGCGAAGAGGATCTCGCGATCGACGGCGACCGGGCGGACCTGATCGCGCTCTACTGGATGACGATCACACCGCCCGAGGGCGAGGCGATCGAGGCGAAGGGGCGCAGCTGGCTGACCTTCCGGCGTGGCGAGGACGGCGTCTGGCGGCTGTGGCGCGACATGGACAATCGCGCGCCCGACGTGACCGCCGAGATGCGGCCGGGGCACGACAGCGCGGACGGGTCGTGA